One window of the Rhodococcus sovatensis genome contains the following:
- a CDS encoding aldehyde dehydrogenase family protein produces the protein MTITFESLLSEITDPNGREIFDPATEDVVGKAPFENVEALDAAIARAKAAQPAWAARSDEDRKALLLQAADAIDAATEPLAELLSREQGKPLNGPNARFEVGACANWLRATAATDLPGRTLLDGDDGQAEMYYRPLGVVGAIGPWNWPMMITVWQIAPALRMGNTTVVKPSEYTPLSVLALANVLNSVLPQDVLTVVSGDGELGARLSSHPDIDKLMFTGSTRTGRAIIKSSADTVKRLTLELGGNDAGIVLPDVDPKAIAQDLFWGAFINTGQTCAALKRLYVHTDVYDAVCTELADVAKAMPMGRGLDEDNVLGPLQNKAQYDIVANLVEKARASGATMLVGGTPDADAPGHFYPTTLVSDIDGGNPLVTEEQFGPALPIVRYETVDEAIELANGLDVGLGASVWSSDRDAARKIAARIQAGTVWINSHGGVHPMVPFGGIKMSGYGLEFGVEGLKSVSAPQVISG, from the coding sequence GTGACCATCACATTCGAATCGCTCCTCAGCGAGATCACCGACCCGAACGGGCGTGAAATCTTCGACCCCGCAACCGAAGACGTAGTCGGCAAAGCACCGTTCGAGAATGTCGAGGCGCTCGACGCCGCGATTGCCCGCGCGAAAGCAGCGCAACCCGCATGGGCGGCACGCAGCGACGAAGACCGCAAGGCTCTACTGCTACAGGCAGCAGACGCCATCGATGCCGCCACCGAGCCGCTCGCAGAACTGCTCTCACGCGAGCAGGGCAAGCCGCTGAACGGCCCCAACGCACGATTCGAGGTCGGGGCTTGCGCGAACTGGCTCCGCGCGACCGCGGCGACCGACCTGCCCGGTCGCACCCTCCTTGACGGCGACGACGGGCAGGCCGAAATGTACTACCGGCCGCTGGGAGTCGTCGGAGCAATCGGACCGTGGAACTGGCCGATGATGATCACTGTCTGGCAGATCGCGCCTGCACTGCGGATGGGCAACACCACCGTCGTCAAGCCGTCGGAGTACACACCACTCAGCGTTCTGGCACTGGCGAACGTGCTCAACTCGGTTCTACCGCAGGACGTCCTCACGGTCGTCTCCGGCGACGGGGAGCTCGGGGCACGCCTGTCCTCGCATCCCGATATCGACAAGTTGATGTTCACCGGTTCCACCCGCACCGGACGGGCAATCATCAAGAGCTCAGCAGACACCGTCAAACGACTCACCCTCGAGCTCGGCGGCAACGACGCCGGCATAGTGCTACCGGACGTAGATCCCAAAGCCATCGCGCAGGATCTGTTCTGGGGTGCCTTCATCAATACCGGACAAACGTGCGCCGCACTCAAGCGCCTCTACGTACACACCGACGTCTACGACGCCGTCTGCACCGAACTCGCCGACGTGGCCAAGGCCATGCCGATGGGCCGCGGACTCGACGAGGACAACGTGCTGGGGCCACTACAGAACAAAGCGCAGTACGACATCGTCGCGAATCTGGTCGAGAAGGCGCGTGCCTCCGGTGCCACGATGCTCGTCGGAGGTACGCCCGACGCCGACGCTCCAGGGCACTTCTACCCCACGACGCTGGTGTCGGACATCGACGGCGGCAACCCCCTGGTGACCGAAGAACAGTTCGGACCAGCACTACCCATCGTCAGGTACGAAACAGTCGACGAGGCAATCGAACTCGCCAACGGACTCGACGTCGGCCTCGGTGCATCCGTATGGAGTTCCGACCGCGACGCAGCCCGAAAGATCGCCGCCCGCATCCAGGCCGGCACCGTGTGGATCAACAGCCATGGCGGAGTGCACCCCATGGTCCCGTTCGGCGGTATCAAGATGTCCGGCTACGGCCTCGAATTCGGTGTCGAGGGACTCAAGTCGGTCTCGGCACCGCAGGTCATCAGCGGCTGA
- the hpaE gene encoding 5-carboxymethyl-2-hydroxymuconate semialdehyde dehydrogenase has product MTNTVAEQAQRHVPADLPSKIQHYIGGKFVDSIDGDTFDVLDPVSNEVYLQAAAGKKADIDRAVEAAKKAFKDGPWPKMLPRERSRILHRIADLVESRDARLAELESFDSGLPITQALGQARRAAENFRFFADLIVAQSDDTYKVPGRQINYVNRTPIGVAGLITPWNTPFMLESWKLSPALATGNTVVLKPAEFTPLSASLWAGIFEEAGLPEGVFNLVNGLGEDAGDALVKHPDVPLISFTGESSTGQLIFGNAAPYLKGLSMELGGKSPAIVFADADLEAAVDATIFGVFSLNGERCTAGSRILVERPIYDEFVERYAAQAKRVKVGYPHDPATEVGALVHPEHYDKVMSYIEIGKGEARLVAGGGRAEGFEQGNFVTPTVFADVAPDARIFQEEIFGPVVAITPFDTDDEALELANGVKYGLAAYVWTNDLKRSHNFAQAIDAGMVWLNSNNVRDLRTPFGGVKASGLGHEGGYRSIDFYTQQQAVHITLGEVHNPTFGKADSAKH; this is encoded by the coding sequence ATGACGAACACCGTTGCCGAACAGGCACAACGCCACGTACCCGCCGATCTTCCCAGCAAGATTCAGCACTACATCGGCGGCAAGTTCGTCGATTCGATCGACGGCGATACGTTCGACGTTCTCGACCCCGTGTCCAACGAGGTCTACCTGCAGGCCGCCGCCGGCAAGAAAGCCGATATCGACCGCGCAGTCGAGGCCGCGAAGAAAGCATTCAAGGACGGCCCGTGGCCCAAGATGCTGCCGCGGGAACGCTCGCGCATCCTGCACCGCATCGCCGACCTCGTCGAATCACGCGACGCGCGCTTGGCCGAACTCGAATCGTTCGACTCCGGCCTGCCCATCACCCAGGCTCTCGGTCAGGCTCGCCGAGCTGCCGAGAACTTCCGCTTCTTCGCAGACCTCATCGTGGCGCAGTCCGACGACACCTACAAGGTTCCCGGACGGCAGATCAACTACGTCAACCGCACGCCCATCGGGGTGGCCGGACTGATCACCCCGTGGAACACCCCGTTCATGCTCGAATCGTGGAAGCTCAGTCCTGCGTTGGCCACGGGCAACACCGTCGTACTCAAGCCTGCGGAGTTCACGCCGCTGTCCGCGTCACTGTGGGCCGGAATCTTCGAGGAAGCCGGTCTGCCCGAGGGTGTGTTCAACCTCGTCAACGGTCTCGGCGAAGACGCCGGCGATGCGCTCGTCAAGCACCCCGACGTTCCCTTGATCTCCTTCACGGGCGAATCCAGCACCGGTCAGCTCATTTTCGGCAACGCAGCGCCCTACCTCAAGGGCCTGTCGATGGAACTCGGCGGCAAGAGCCCGGCAATCGTCTTCGCCGACGCGGACCTCGAAGCCGCAGTGGACGCCACGATCTTCGGTGTGTTCTCCCTCAACGGCGAACGGTGCACCGCGGGAAGCCGCATCCTCGTCGAACGGCCCATCTACGACGAATTCGTCGAACGCTATGCCGCACAGGCCAAGCGCGTGAAGGTCGGCTACCCGCACGACCCCGCGACCGAGGTCGGTGCACTCGTGCACCCCGAGCACTACGACAAGGTCATGAGCTACATCGAGATCGGCAAGGGCGAAGCGCGCCTGGTCGCCGGTGGCGGCCGGGCCGAGGGCTTCGAGCAGGGCAACTTCGTGACCCCCACTGTGTTCGCCGACGTCGCACCCGACGCCCGCATCTTCCAGGAAGAGATCTTCGGACCGGTCGTGGCGATCACCCCCTTCGACACCGACGACGAAGCACTCGAACTGGCCAACGGTGTCAAATACGGCCTCGCAGCATATGTCTGGACCAACGACCTCAAGCGCTCGCACAACTTCGCCCAGGCCATCGATGCCGGCATGGTGTGGTTGAACTCGAACAACGTTCGCGATCTGCGCACTCCGTTCGGTGGCGTCAAGGCTTCGGGACTCGGTCATGAGGGTGGCTACCGCTCCATCGACTTCTACACCCAGCAACAGGCCGTGCACATCACGCTCGGCGAGGTACACAACCCGACCTTCGGCAAAGCCGACTCAGCCAAGCACTGA
- the hpaH gene encoding 2-oxo-hept-4-ene-1,7-dioate hydratase yields MLPPNTITDIADQLEEAERTRTMIPRLTARYPKMTFEDSYAVQNEWRRRKVESGRRLVGRKIGLTSKVMQVATGITEPDYGAIFDDQVFDNGSVIEHGRFSNVRIEVELAFVLGSPLAGPRATIFDVLKATEYVVPALEILSSRIEMEGRTIVDTISDNAALGAMVYGGNPTDPAAVDMRWISALLYRNETIEESGVAAAVLNHPATGVAWLANKLFQHGDRLEAGEIVLAGSFTRPMWVHKGDSVLAEYGTMGTISCRFD; encoded by the coding sequence ATGCTCCCCCCGAACACCATCACCGACATCGCGGACCAACTCGAGGAAGCGGAACGAACGCGGACGATGATTCCACGACTCACCGCGCGCTATCCCAAGATGACCTTCGAGGATTCCTACGCCGTTCAGAACGAGTGGCGCAGAAGAAAAGTCGAGTCCGGTCGACGCCTGGTCGGGCGCAAGATCGGTTTGACGAGCAAGGTGATGCAGGTGGCGACCGGCATCACCGAACCTGACTACGGCGCGATCTTCGACGATCAGGTCTTCGACAACGGCTCGGTGATCGAGCACGGGCGCTTTTCCAACGTCCGCATCGAGGTCGAGCTCGCCTTCGTTCTCGGTAGTCCGCTGGCCGGTCCACGGGCGACGATCTTCGACGTCCTCAAGGCAACCGAGTACGTCGTACCAGCCCTCGAAATTCTCAGTTCGCGGATCGAGATGGAGGGCCGCACCATTGTCGACACCATCAGTGACAATGCGGCGCTGGGCGCGATGGTGTACGGCGGCAACCCGACCGACCCGGCGGCGGTCGACATGCGGTGGATCTCGGCTCTGCTGTACCGCAACGAGACGATCGAAGAGTCCGGGGTTGCAGCCGCGGTGTTGAATCACCCGGCCACGGGCGTGGCGTGGTTGGCCAACAAGCTCTTCCAACACGGCGACCGCCTCGAAGCCGGTGAAATCGTGCTGGCCGGCTCGTTCACCCGCCCGATGTGGGTGCACAAGGGTGACTCGGTTCTCGCCGAATACGGAACTATGGGGACGATCTCATGCCGCTTCGACTGA
- a CDS encoding GntR family transcriptional regulator, with the protein MTQSKSQAAYHYIKDRIARQEYTPGYRLVLGSIAKDLDMSVVPVREAIRQLEAEGLVTFERNVGAHVSMVDDTQYRYSMQSLSILEGAATAMSARRLSEDDIRRARVVNERMIESLNHFDPNLFTSLNKEFHEILFSKCVNPRMLTLVEAEWGRLGHLRASTFAFVPGRARESVHEHENIVRLIEIGAPLGEIEKAARRHRSATLDAYLVHEHPDETIGLPAY; encoded by the coding sequence GTGACACAGAGCAAATCCCAGGCCGCCTACCACTACATCAAGGACAGAATCGCACGCCAGGAATACACGCCCGGGTATCGCCTCGTTCTGGGCTCGATCGCCAAGGATCTCGACATGAGTGTCGTGCCGGTGCGTGAAGCGATCAGGCAGCTCGAAGCGGAAGGGCTGGTGACGTTCGAGCGCAACGTAGGCGCCCATGTTTCGATGGTCGACGACACCCAATATCGGTACAGCATGCAGAGCTTGAGCATTCTCGAGGGCGCTGCCACGGCCATGTCCGCACGTCGACTGTCGGAGGACGACATTCGACGTGCGCGCGTGGTGAACGAGCGCATGATCGAGTCCCTCAATCATTTCGATCCGAATCTGTTCACGTCGTTGAACAAGGAGTTCCACGAGATCCTGTTCTCGAAATGCGTGAACCCGCGCATGCTGACACTCGTCGAGGCCGAATGGGGCCGACTCGGACACCTGCGAGCATCGACGTTTGCATTCGTTCCCGGACGCGCCCGCGAATCGGTGCACGAGCACGAAAACATAGTGCGGCTCATCGAAATCGGAGCGCCGCTCGGCGAAATCGAGAAGGCGGCTCGCAGACACCGGTCCGCAACGCTCGACGCCTACCTAGTTCACGAGCACCCTGACGAAACCATCGGCCTACCGGCCTACTGA
- a CDS encoding FAD-binding monooxygenase yields MQFHHHGYVSGDPRVQQATGTGIDRPDELPDHVDVLIVGTGPAGMMTAAQLSQFPGVTTRIVERRTGRLAIGQADGIQARSVETFQAFGFADRITAEAYRITEMAFWKPDPVDPSKIVRTARTPDDATGISEFPHLIVNQARVLDYFAEVMALSPTRMKPDFGYEFCTLEVGEGDYPVTVTLEHTGGDRVGQKRTVHAKYVVGSDGARSAVRDTIGCKPIGDKAFHAWGVMDVLAVTDFPDIRLKCAIQSGSGGSILHIPREGGHLFRMYVDLGEVAEDDNGRVRTTSIDQIIAQANEILHPYTLDVKNVAWHSVYEVGHRVTDRFDDVPADEVGVRMPHVFITGDACHTHSAKAGQGMNVSMQDGFNLGWKLGHVLEGRAPESLLATYTAERQVIAQNLIDFDKQWSSMMAKRPEDFDNPSELEEFYVKTGEFPAGFMTEYRPSMIVGDTTHQNLATGFPVGKRFKSASVIRVCDANPMHLGHHHRADGRWRIYVFADAAAAGPHSTSAALDELSGWLLASPESPIVRCTPEGADIDSAFDVKVIYQQDHTSVDLGAVNPVYLPVGGPFDLVDYEKVFATDPDVDIFTERGIDRDGAIVVVRPDQYVAQVLPLAATDELATFFAGNMLPRNTASNPKELV; encoded by the coding sequence ATGCAATTTCATCACCATGGTTACGTCTCCGGTGACCCACGCGTCCAGCAAGCAACAGGGACCGGCATCGACCGGCCCGACGAGCTTCCGGACCACGTCGATGTGCTTATCGTCGGTACCGGCCCAGCGGGAATGATGACCGCCGCGCAGCTCTCGCAATTCCCCGGTGTGACGACGCGAATTGTCGAGCGCCGCACAGGGCGGCTGGCTATCGGACAGGCCGACGGCATTCAGGCGCGCAGTGTGGAAACGTTCCAGGCGTTCGGGTTCGCGGACCGCATCACGGCCGAGGCTTACCGCATCACCGAAATGGCCTTTTGGAAGCCAGATCCCGTGGATCCGTCGAAGATCGTGCGCACCGCTCGTACACCCGATGACGCAACCGGAATCAGCGAGTTCCCGCATCTGATCGTGAATCAGGCCCGCGTCTTGGATTACTTCGCCGAGGTCATGGCACTGTCGCCCACGCGGATGAAGCCGGACTTCGGATACGAATTCTGCACGCTCGAAGTCGGTGAGGGCGACTACCCCGTCACGGTCACTCTCGAGCACACCGGCGGCGATCGTGTGGGGCAGAAGCGGACGGTCCATGCCAAGTACGTCGTCGGTTCCGACGGTGCACGCAGCGCGGTGCGCGATACGATCGGATGCAAGCCGATCGGTGACAAAGCGTTCCACGCCTGGGGTGTGATGGACGTTCTCGCCGTCACCGACTTTCCGGACATTCGACTCAAGTGCGCCATCCAGTCCGGTTCGGGCGGGAGCATTCTGCATATCCCACGCGAGGGTGGGCACCTGTTCCGCATGTACGTCGACCTGGGTGAAGTGGCCGAGGACGACAACGGCAGGGTGCGCACGACCAGCATCGACCAGATCATCGCGCAGGCCAACGAGATCCTGCACCCCTATACCCTCGATGTGAAAAACGTTGCATGGCACAGTGTCTACGAGGTCGGTCACCGCGTGACCGATCGGTTCGACGATGTACCGGCCGATGAGGTCGGAGTGCGTATGCCGCACGTCTTCATCACCGGCGACGCCTGTCACACCCACAGCGCCAAAGCGGGCCAGGGCATGAACGTGTCGATGCAAGACGGGTTCAACCTCGGTTGGAAACTAGGACACGTGCTCGAAGGCCGAGCGCCCGAGAGCCTGCTGGCGACCTACACTGCCGAGCGGCAAGTCATCGCGCAGAACCTGATCGACTTCGACAAGCAGTGGTCATCCATGATGGCCAAGCGGCCGGAGGATTTCGACAACCCCTCCGAGCTCGAAGAGTTCTATGTCAAGACCGGAGAATTTCCGGCCGGGTTCATGACCGAGTACCGGCCGTCGATGATCGTCGGTGATACCACCCATCAGAATCTGGCTACCGGATTCCCGGTGGGCAAGCGTTTCAAGTCGGCATCGGTGATCCGAGTCTGCGACGCCAATCCGATGCATCTCGGTCACCATCATCGTGCAGACGGACGCTGGCGGATCTATGTCTTCGCTGATGCGGCCGCAGCGGGACCACATTCGACCAGCGCTGCGTTGGACGAGTTGTCGGGGTGGCTTCTCGCATCACCCGAGTCGCCGATTGTGCGATGCACCCCCGAGGGCGCGGACATCGACAGTGCATTCGACGTCAAGGTCATCTATCAGCAGGACCACACCTCGGTCGATCTCGGCGCGGTGAATCCCGTGTACCTCCCTGTCGGTGGTCCGTTCGACCTCGTCGACTACGAAAAGGTTTTCGCAACCGATCCTGATGTCGACATCTTCACCGAGCGCGGAATCGACCGTGACGGCGCAATCGTGGTGGTCCGGCCGGATCAGTATGTAGCGCAGGTTCTTCCGCTCGCTGCAACCGACGAGCTGGCGACGTTCTTCGCCGGAAACATGCTGCCGCGCAACACGGCCTCCAACCCGAAGGAATTGGTATGA
- a CDS encoding HpcH/HpaI aldolase/citrate lyase family protein yields MPLRLNDTFRDALTAANRPLYGGWITTGSPVAAEIMAGSGLDWVLIDMEHAPNGLESVLAQLYAVSAYPVTPVVRVPVGDAVVIKQVLDLGAQNILVPMISTAEQAREVAAAAQYPPIGRRGVGSALARSARWNRVEGYLANAADHVSVFVQIETAEGVSNAAAIAETPGIDGVFLGPSDLSASMGLLGQQNHPDVVAAVKEAFTAVGTTGKPYGVNAFDPDRADVYAEDGARFLLVGADAALLARGSEGLAHRFIGSTAHGTRASY; encoded by the coding sequence ATGCCGCTTCGACTGAACGACACCTTTCGTGACGCGTTGACGGCGGCGAACCGCCCGCTGTACGGCGGCTGGATCACCACCGGGTCACCGGTGGCCGCCGAGATCATGGCCGGCTCGGGCCTGGACTGGGTGCTCATCGATATGGAGCACGCGCCCAACGGTCTCGAATCGGTTCTCGCACAGCTCTATGCGGTCTCCGCCTATCCCGTGACGCCTGTGGTGCGCGTACCCGTCGGCGACGCGGTGGTGATCAAGCAAGTACTGGACCTGGGTGCTCAGAACATCCTGGTGCCGATGATCTCGACTGCCGAGCAAGCACGCGAGGTGGCGGCCGCCGCGCAGTACCCTCCAATAGGCCGACGCGGTGTCGGCAGTGCGTTGGCGCGATCGGCGAGATGGAATCGGGTCGAGGGTTATCTGGCGAACGCGGCCGACCACGTGTCGGTCTTCGTCCAGATCGAGACTGCCGAAGGCGTATCCAATGCGGCAGCGATCGCAGAGACACCGGGGATCGACGGTGTCTTCCTTGGACCCAGCGATCTTTCTGCCTCGATGGGTCTGCTCGGCCAACAGAACCATCCCGACGTCGTGGCCGCAGTGAAGGAAGCGTTCACCGCTGTCGGCACCACCGGAAAGCCCTATGGTGTCAACGCTTTCGACCCCGATCGCGCTGATGTCTACGCCGAGGACGGCGCGCGGTTCCTACTGGTCGGGGCCGACGCCGCACTTCTGGCCCGCGGTTCCGAAGGACTCGCTCACCGCTTTATCGGCTCCACGGCGCACGGCACGCGCGCCAGCTACTGA
- the hpaD gene encoding 3,4-dihydroxyphenylacetate 2,3-dioxygenase has protein sequence MTITPDAPEPVVTRSSPIRSTNPVPTPRATPPDVLRCAYMELVVTDLERSRKFYVDVLDLVVTEEDEEAVYLRSFEEFIHHNLVLRKGPVAGVAAFSYRVRSPEDLDKAVAFYTELGCRVERNPNGYNKGIGDSVRVEDPLGFPYEFFYDVDHVERLAWHYHLYTPGALVRLDHFNQVTPDVPRAVAYMEDLGFRVTEDIQDEAGTTYAAWMRRKSTVHDTAMTGGDGPRMHHVAFATHEKHNIIAICDKLGSLRMSDHIERGPGRHGVSNAFYLYLRDPDGHRIEIYTQDYYTGDPDNPVVTWDVHDNQRRDWWGTPVVPSWYTDASIVLDLDGNPKPIIARTDDSEMAVTIGADGFSYTRKEDTDEMPDWKKGEFKLGAQL, from the coding sequence ATGACCATCACCCCAGATGCCCCCGAGCCCGTCGTGACACGCAGCAGTCCCATCCGGTCGACCAACCCGGTCCCCACCCCGCGGGCCACTCCCCCGGACGTATTGCGCTGCGCCTACATGGAATTGGTTGTCACCGACCTCGAACGCTCACGCAAGTTCTACGTCGACGTACTCGACCTCGTCGTGACCGAGGAAGACGAGGAAGCCGTCTACCTTCGCTCGTTCGAGGAGTTCATCCACCACAACCTGGTCCTGCGCAAAGGCCCGGTGGCCGGCGTCGCTGCGTTCTCCTACCGGGTACGTAGCCCGGAGGACCTCGACAAGGCCGTCGCGTTCTACACCGAACTCGGCTGCCGCGTAGAGCGAAACCCCAACGGGTACAACAAGGGCATCGGCGATTCGGTACGCGTCGAGGATCCCCTCGGCTTCCCGTACGAGTTCTTCTACGACGTCGACCACGTCGAGCGCCTCGCCTGGCACTACCACCTCTACACCCCTGGCGCTCTCGTACGCCTGGACCACTTCAATCAGGTAACTCCTGACGTCCCCCGCGCGGTGGCGTACATGGAGGACCTCGGATTCCGCGTCACCGAGGACATTCAGGACGAGGCCGGCACGACGTACGCGGCCTGGATGCGCCGCAAGTCCACGGTGCACGACACCGCGATGACCGGCGGCGACGGACCCCGCATGCACCACGTCGCGTTCGCCACACACGAAAAGCACAACATCATCGCCATCTGTGACAAGCTCGGCTCGCTGCGCATGTCAGACCACATCGAGCGTGGCCCAGGACGTCACGGCGTCTCGAACGCCTTCTATCTCTACCTTCGTGACCCGGACGGCCACCGCATCGAGATCTACACCCAGGACTACTACACCGGCGATCCGGACAACCCGGTCGTCACCTGGGACGTACACGACAATCAGCGCCGCGACTGGTGGGGCACCCCGGTCGTGCCCAGCTGGTACACCGACGCCTCGATCGTCCTCGACCTCGACGGCAACCCCAAGCCGATCATCGCGCGAACCGACGACTCCGAAATGGCCGTCACCATCGGTGCGGACGGATTCTCGTACACCCGCAAAGAGGACACCGACGAGATGCCGGACTGGAAGAAGGGCGAGTTCAAGCTCGGCGCACAGCTGTAG
- a CDS encoding fumarylacetoacetate hydrolase family protein: MKTESHDAAGIESNTSLTRPGKIIAVHLSYASRADQRGRRPAHPSYFLKPSSSVATTGDTVERPAGTELLAFEGEVALIIGATTRWVSTENAWSHVSGVTAANDFGLYDLRANDKGSNVRSKGGDGYTPLGPDVIDARSVDPTALRIRTWVNGVVAQDDTTAGLIFTLPQLIADLSQHFTLEPGDVILTGTPAGSSVVVPGDVVEVEVSTIDDSASSGRLVTTVTQGEIEFDRGLGSLPAADDTQREDAWGSAEAAGITAAQTGLSAELRDKLSRVPVAGLSAQLRKRGLNNVSIDGVRALTPGDKIVGTARTLRFVPNREDLFVSHGGGYNAQKRAFDAVNDGEIIVIEARGELGSGTLGDILALRARSRGAVGVVTDGGVRDRDAVAEIGLPVFAATAHPAVLGRRHVPWDFDLTIACGGATVQPGDVIVGDSDGVIVIPPALAEEVVDEALAQEEQDAWVADQVAAGHPLDGLFPPNAEWKSKYEQWRRAKGDAQ, translated from the coding sequence ATGAAGACCGAAAGTCACGATGCTGCCGGCATCGAGTCGAACACCTCATTGACCAGGCCCGGAAAGATAATCGCGGTGCATCTGAGCTATGCATCGCGGGCGGATCAGCGGGGCCGCCGCCCGGCTCATCCGTCCTACTTCCTCAAGCCGTCGAGTTCCGTAGCGACCACTGGCGACACGGTCGAGCGGCCTGCAGGCACCGAGCTGCTCGCGTTCGAGGGTGAGGTAGCTCTGATCATCGGGGCGACGACGCGCTGGGTATCGACCGAAAACGCCTGGAGCCACGTCTCGGGTGTCACGGCTGCCAACGACTTCGGCCTCTACGATCTGCGTGCCAACGACAAGGGCTCCAACGTTCGATCCAAGGGCGGGGACGGTTACACCCCACTCGGCCCTGATGTCATCGATGCGCGATCCGTAGATCCGACTGCTCTACGAATCCGTACCTGGGTCAACGGTGTTGTCGCCCAGGACGACACCACGGCCGGTCTCATCTTCACGCTGCCTCAGCTGATCGCCGACCTGTCGCAGCACTTCACTCTCGAACCCGGAGACGTCATCCTCACCGGCACGCCCGCCGGATCGTCGGTCGTCGTTCCCGGCGACGTCGTCGAGGTCGAGGTGAGCACGATCGACGATTCGGCCTCATCCGGCCGGCTGGTCACGACCGTCACTCAGGGCGAGATCGAATTCGACCGAGGGCTCGGCTCACTGCCTGCCGCAGATGATACTCAGCGCGAGGACGCGTGGGGCTCGGCCGAAGCGGCCGGAATTACAGCTGCGCAAACAGGTTTGAGTGCAGAACTACGAGACAAGCTGTCCCGCGTGCCCGTGGCGGGGCTGTCGGCCCAGCTCCGCAAGCGTGGACTGAACAACGTGTCGATCGACGGTGTTCGCGCGCTGACTCCCGGTGACAAAATCGTCGGAACGGCGCGGACCCTGCGATTCGTACCCAATCGCGAAGACTTGTTCGTCTCCCACGGCGGCGGCTACAACGCCCAGAAGCGCGCATTCGACGCCGTGAACGACGGCGAGATCATCGTGATCGAGGCCCGCGGCGAACTCGGGTCCGGCACTCTGGGAGACATTCTCGCCCTGCGTGCCCGATCCCGCGGCGCGGTGGGCGTCGTGACCGATGGAGGAGTCCGCGATCGCGACGCCGTGGCCGAGATCGGCCTGCCGGTGTTCGCCGCAACCGCGCACCCAGCAGTACTGGGCCGGCGTCACGTCCCGTGGGATTTCGACCTCACCATCGCCTGCGGCGGCGCGACGGTACAGCCCGGTGATGTCATCGTCGGCGACAGCGACGGCGTCATCGTGATTCCACCGGCATTGGCCGAGGAAGTCGTCGACGAGGCGCTCGCTCAAGAAGAGCAGGACGCGTGGGTCGCCGACCAAGTCGCTGCCGGGCATCCACTCGACGGGCTCTTCCCGCCGAATGCGGAGTGGAAGAGCAAGTACGAGCAGTGGCGTCGAGCCAAAGGAGATGCACAGTGA